A region of the Dehalogenimonas sp. THU2 genome:
ACGCCCCATGACGGCCGGGGAAATCTCCGACCAATTCCACCTGGCCAAGTCCACCCTGTCCGGGCATTTTAACGTACTTAAGGCGGCTAACCTGATCCAGGAAGAACGGAAGGGCGCGGTCATCCTTTACAGCCTGAACCTGTCAGTCGTTGAGGAGACTCTGGTGGCGCTCAT
Encoded here:
- a CDS encoding autorepressor SdpR family transcription factor, which produces MSESVYKALADITRRRILKLLGERPMTAGEISDQFHLAKSTLSGHFNVLKAANLIQEERKGAVILYSLNLSVVEETLVALMDLLQIGKPVNNGKGEEKG